Proteins from one Bacilli bacterium genomic window:
- the spoIIAA gene encoding anti-sigma F factor antagonist, with protein sequence MSLQIDLMRHRSVLIVRLKGELDHHTAESVKIKMEEAMRTGNVQSVILSLKGLEFMDSSGLGVILGRYKQLASRGGKMIVCEMSDSVYRLFELSGLFKILAIEQNESAALSSLGVVS encoded by the coding sequence ATGAGTCTTCAAATCGATCTTATGCGCCATCGCAGCGTCTTGATCGTCAGGCTCAAAGGGGAATTGGATCACCACACCGCCGAATCCGTCAAAATCAAAATGGAGGAAGCGATGCGGACAGGGAACGTCCAAAGCGTCATATTAAGCTTGAAGGGTCTCGAGTTTATGGACAGTTCCGGCTTGGGCGTCATCCTGGGAAGATACAAACAGCTTGCATCCCGCGGCGGCAAAATGATCGTTTGCGAGATGAGCGATTCCGTCTATCGGCTGTTCGAACTTTCCGGATTGTTTAAAATATTGGCGATTGAACAGAACGAGTCTGCGGCTTTGTCCAGTTTGGGGGTCGTATCATGA
- the spoIIAB gene encoding anti-sigma F factor translates to MSRPNRMTLTFSSVSENESFARVAVAAFVSQLDPTLEELTDIKTVISEAVTNAIIHGYDSKPDGEVIISAEIKDDTVWITVEDRGKGIEDLELARQPLYTSKPELERSGMGFTIIENFMDELEVDSEPGKGTMLRMTKRIKSRKALYN, encoded by the coding sequence ATGAGCCGGCCGAACCGGATGACTCTCACATTTTCCAGCGTTTCGGAAAACGAATCGTTCGCCCGCGTGGCGGTTGCGGCGTTCGTCTCGCAATTGGACCCGACACTGGAGGAACTGACGGATATCAAAACGGTTATCTCCGAAGCCGTCACCAATGCGATCATTCACGGTTATGACAGCAAGCCCGACGGAGAAGTGATAATCAGCGCGGAGATTAAAGACGACACCGTATGGATCACCGTTGAAGATCGGGGCAAAGGCATTGAAGATCTGGAATTGGCCAGGCAGCCGCTCTATACATCCAAGCCGGAACTGGAACGCTCGGGGATGGGCTTTACCATCATTGAAAACTTTATGGACGAGCTCGAAGTGGACTCCGAGCCGGGTAAAGGCACGATGCTTAGGATGACCAAGCGTATCAAATCCAGGAAAGCATTGTATAATTAG
- the sigF gene encoding RNA polymerase sporulation sigma factor SigF has product MEADLRHSSHVYLDDDEVKRLIADSQRGNVKARDKLVNSNIRLVWSVVQRFINRGYEPDDLFQIGCIGLLKSIDKFDLSYDVKFSTYAVPMIIGEIQRFLRDDGTLKVSRSLKEVANKVRKMKDELSKKLGRQPTIKEVAEAMSVSPEDIVFAQEANKPPTSIHETVFENDGDPITLMDQIADDSQEKWFDKLALNEAIETLNEREKLIVYLRYYRDQTQSEVANRLGISQVQVSRLEKKILQSIKDQIAQ; this is encoded by the coding sequence ATGGAAGCGGATTTGCGGCATTCCTCTCATGTGTATTTGGATGACGATGAAGTCAAGCGGCTGATCGCCGACAGCCAGCGAGGCAACGTGAAGGCGCGGGACAAACTGGTGAACAGCAACATCCGGTTGGTCTGGTCTGTCGTCCAACGCTTCATCAACCGGGGGTATGAGCCGGACGATTTGTTCCAGATCGGCTGCATCGGCCTCTTGAAATCCATCGACAAATTCGACTTGTCGTACGATGTGAAATTTTCCACCTATGCCGTGCCGATGATCATCGGGGAGATTCAGCGCTTTTTGCGGGATGACGGTACGCTGAAAGTGAGCCGTTCGCTGAAAGAAGTGGCGAACAAAGTGCGCAAAATGAAAGACGAACTGTCCAAAAAATTGGGCAGACAGCCGACCATCAAAGAAGTGGCGGAGGCGATGAGCGTATCGCCCGAAGATATCGTCTTTGCCCAGGAAGCGAACAAGCCGCCGACATCGATCCACGAAACCGTCTTTGAGAACGATGGCGATCCGATTACGCTGATGGACCAGATAGCCGATGATTCACAGGAAAAATGGTTTGACAAGCTGGCGCTCAACGAGGCGATCGAAACGCTGAACGAGCGGGAAAAGCTGATTGTCTATCTGCGCTATTACCGCGACCAGACGCAATCGGAAGTGGCTAACAGGCTGGGCATTTCGCAAGTGCAAGTTTCCAGGCTGGAAAAGAAAATATTGCAATCCATTAAAGACCAGATCGCGCAATGA
- a CDS encoding stage V sporulation protein AA, with amino-acid sequence MADGCAPTLYIRLRKRLTGEHGKPITLGQAAQILVEPEYETPLKNIVLKTPQKRDGSFVLIDIMTVVAAIRRRFPLLVIEVIGEPQLLIEIKSPDVRGASLIKVALVGALLFFGAGLAIMNFHADVSMAEVQEKLVHMLTGKKIARPLLLQIPYSLGIGAGMILFFNHVFKKKFNEEPSPLEVEMFLYQENLRAYAIAEEFQKLPKDGKPPT; translated from the coding sequence ATGGCGGACGGATGCGCCCCCACGCTCTATATTCGCTTGCGCAAACGGCTTACGGGAGAACACGGCAAACCGATTACGCTGGGGCAAGCGGCGCAGATCCTCGTTGAACCCGAATATGAAACACCGTTAAAAAACATCGTACTGAAGACGCCGCAAAAACGGGACGGCAGCTTCGTGTTGATCGACATCATGACGGTTGTCGCCGCGATTCGCCGCCGGTTTCCGCTGCTGGTCATCGAAGTGATCGGGGAACCGCAATTGCTGATCGAAATCAAATCCCCGGATGTTCGCGGCGCTTCCCTGATCAAAGTGGCGCTGGTCGGGGCGTTGTTGTTTTTCGGGGCGGGATTGGCCATTATGAATTTCCACGCCGATGTCAGCATGGCCGAAGTGCAGGAAAAGCTCGTGCACATGTTAACCGGGAAAAAAATCGCCCGCCCGCTCTTGTTGCAAATTCCGTATTCGCTGGGCATCGGGGCGGGAATGATTTTGTTTTTCAATCATGTGTTCAAAAAGAAATTCAATGAAGAGCCAAGTCCGTTGGAAGTTGAAATGTTTTTATACCAGGAAAATTTGCGGGCGTACGCGATTGCGGAAGAATTCCAAAAACTGCCCAAAGACGGCAAGCCGCCGACATGA
- a CDS encoding stage V sporulation protein AB, which produces MMDWLTHLILAILGLAWGLAVGSGLVAFITVLDIIPRLMQITKTATSVRVYEYAFILGACFWAAADLFSVRLHLSVLSIAVAGALCGVFVGMLAAALTEVLNVLPILARRLRVEERLIWLLLAMVCGKVLGSLFEWLFMNEF; this is translated from the coding sequence ATGATGGACTGGCTCACGCATTTGATCCTGGCGATACTTGGATTAGCGTGGGGCTTGGCTGTCGGCAGCGGTCTTGTCGCCTTTATCACGGTTTTGGATATCATCCCGCGGCTGATGCAAATTACCAAAACGGCAACGTCGGTTCGCGTTTACGAATATGCCTTCATTTTGGGGGCTTGTTTTTGGGCGGCCGCCGATCTGTTTTCGGTGCGTTTGCATTTGTCCGTTCTGAGCATCGCCGTGGCCGGCGCGCTTTGCGGCGTGTTCGTTGGCATGTTGGCCGCGGCGCTCACCGAAGTGCTGAATGTGCTGCCGATCCTGGCGCGCAGGCTGCGAGTTGAAGAGCGGCTTATCTGGCTGTTGTTGGCGATGGTTTGCGGCAAAGTGCTCGGCTCGCTGTTCGAATGGTTGTTTATGAACGAGTTTTGA
- the metE gene encoding 5-methyltetrahydropteroyltriglutamate--homocysteine S-methyltransferase: MNELTVSSLGFPRIGENREWKKTLEAFWAGQISEDTFIREMTEIRLGALRRQKEKGVELIPVGDFTFYDHMLDLAAMFGQVPERYGYAGGKVSLATYFAMARGNSAAPACEMTKWFNTNYHYIVPEIGAFVPALAENRPLELYLEAKRELGIDGKPVLIGPCTFVKLSKGYDPANYAAIVERFLPLYGQMLAELQQAGARWVQLDEPLLVATLSDGEMKLLTHAYEYLANTAPGLSIMLQTYFDAVERYEEVSKLPVAGIGLDFVHGGKANLENLQRHGFPHDKVLGVGIIDGRNIWRANLSAKLQLLQAIAAIVPFKRQIIQPSCSLLHVPISLRKEANMDGGLRNALSFAEEKLDELQVLAAAIRNGADTVAASLRASAEALNKLAHSPARNQLAKDAPKARNVPNHRGTPYEVRQKLQRQKWSLPLLPTTTIGSFPQTPEVRKARNLWRKGEWSKEQYDQFIREQIKEWIALQEEIGLDVLVHGEFERTDMVEYFGEKLAGFAFTQNGWVQSYGSRCVKPPIIYGDVKFAAPMTVAESAYAQQLTAKPVKGMLTGPVTILNWSFVRDDLPRKEVAWQIALALRNEIKALEDAGIEMIQVDEPALREGLPLKRADWDQYLAWAGEAFRVTTSSVKETTQIHTHMCYGEFHDIIEAISSLDADVISIETSRSHGELISSFAANTYDKGIGLGVYDIHSPRVPDKEEMVHMIERALSVLPSHKLWINPDCGLKTRGKTETVAALNIMVQAATEVRARLQK; encoded by the coding sequence TTGAACGAATTGACGGTAAGCAGTCTCGGGTTTCCCCGAATCGGCGAAAATCGGGAGTGGAAAAAAACACTGGAAGCGTTTTGGGCCGGACAAATTTCCGAAGACACCTTTATTCGGGAGATGACCGAAATAAGGCTTGGCGCCTTGCGGCGGCAAAAGGAAAAAGGCGTGGAGCTGATTCCCGTAGGCGACTTTACTTTTTATGATCACATGCTGGACTTGGCCGCCATGTTCGGGCAAGTGCCGGAAAGATACGGATATGCCGGAGGCAAAGTTTCCCTTGCCACGTATTTCGCGATGGCGCGCGGCAATAGCGCCGCCCCGGCCTGTGAAATGACAAAATGGTTTAACACCAACTACCATTACATCGTTCCGGAAATCGGCGCGTTTGTTCCCGCCCTAGCGGAAAACCGCCCGCTTGAACTTTACCTTGAGGCAAAACGGGAACTGGGCATCGACGGCAAGCCGGTATTGATCGGACCGTGCACGTTTGTGAAATTATCCAAAGGATATGACCCGGCAAATTATGCGGCGATCGTGGAACGATTTTTGCCTTTGTACGGGCAAATGTTGGCGGAATTGCAGCAAGCGGGCGCGCGTTGGGTGCAACTGGACGAGCCGCTATTGGTCGCGACGTTGTCGGATGGCGAGATGAAACTTCTCACACACGCATATGAATATTTGGCCAATACCGCCCCCGGCTTGTCGATCATGCTGCAGACATATTTTGATGCGGTGGAACGCTATGAGGAAGTAAGCAAACTTCCGGTTGCGGGCATCGGTCTCGATTTTGTCCACGGGGGAAAGGCCAACCTTGAAAATCTGCAAAGGCACGGGTTTCCCCATGACAAAGTGTTGGGCGTCGGCATCATCGACGGGCGCAACATCTGGCGGGCCAATTTATCCGCCAAACTGCAGTTGCTTCAGGCGATCGCCGCGATTGTCCCGTTCAAAAGACAAATCATCCAGCCTTCCTGCAGCTTGCTGCATGTGCCGATCAGCCTGCGAAAAGAAGCAAACATGGACGGCGGATTGCGTAACGCGCTATCCTTCGCCGAGGAAAAGCTCGATGAATTGCAAGTATTGGCTGCCGCAATCCGCAACGGCGCCGATACGGTCGCGGCATCCTTGCGGGCAAGCGCGGAGGCGCTTAACAAACTGGCGCATTCTCCCGCCCGCAATCAATTGGCCAAAGATGCGCCGAAAGCGCGTAATGTGCCGAATCACCGCGGCACGCCTTACGAAGTAAGACAAAAACTGCAGCGGCAAAAATGGTCGCTGCCGCTCTTGCCGACCACAACGATCGGCAGTTTCCCGCAAACGCCCGAAGTGCGCAAAGCAAGAAATTTGTGGCGCAAAGGCGAATGGTCGAAAGAACAATATGACCAGTTTATTCGGGAGCAAATCAAGGAATGGATTGCGCTTCAGGAAGAAATCGGCCTGGACGTGTTGGTGCATGGCGAGTTTGAACGAACGGATATGGTGGAATATTTCGGCGAGAAATTGGCCGGATTTGCCTTTACGCAAAACGGTTGGGTGCAGTCCTACGGCTCCCGTTGCGTAAAACCGCCAATCATTTATGGCGATGTTAAATTCGCCGCGCCGATGACCGTGGCCGAATCCGCCTATGCCCAACAACTGACCGCAAAACCCGTGAAAGGGATGCTGACCGGCCCGGTAACCATCTTAAACTGGTCGTTCGTGCGCGATGATCTCCCGCGCAAAGAAGTCGCCTGGCAAATTGCCCTGGCGCTGCGCAACGAAATAAAAGCGCTGGAGGATGCCGGTATCGAGATGATCCAGGTGGATGAGCCTGCGCTGCGCGAAGGGCTGCCTTTAAAACGGGCCGACTGGGACCAATATTTGGCCTGGGCGGGCGAGGCTTTCCGTGTTACGACATCCTCCGTCAAAGAGACGACGCAGATCCATACGCATATGTGCTACGGCGAGTTTCACGACATTATCGAGGCGATCAGCAGCCTGGACGCCGATGTCATTTCCATTGAAACTTCCCGCAGCCACGGCGAGTTGATCTCCTCGTTTGCCGCCAACACGTACGACAAGGGCATCGGCCTGGGCGTTTACGATATTCACAGCCCGCGGGTGCCCGACAAGGAAGAAATGGTTCACATGATCGAGCGCGCGCTCAGCGTTTTGCCGTCTCACAAGCTCTGGATTAATCCCGATTGCGGCTTGAAAACGCGCGGCAAAACGGAAACGGTAGCCGCGCTGAACATCATGGTGCAAGCGGCAACCGAAGTCCGGGCGCGCCTACAAAAATAA
- a CDS encoding ABC transporter substrate-binding protein, with amino-acid sequence MKKWLMITAVLALVFAGACSNGGNAKNESGEISVSGGKAISGKFGVVSYLSGPGAGYGEAITNGFKLAQKEINAKGEVHIDLQIEDSAGKQDQALSAAQKLMSDDRIVGLLGPTLSTEMQVVGPEADANGIPIMGTSTTAEGIPQIGDYVFRDSLSEAQAIPAALKAAVARFKAKKIAILYGNDDLFTKSGFDTMKKAAEEQGLDILTIETFQKGQADYNAQLTKIKGLSPDLILCSALYNEGAVIMQQARKMGITVPFVGGNGFNSPEVIKIAGDAANGLIVATPWFGGSDDAKVQAFSKNYEAEYGKKPDQFAAQAYDGLYIMADALKRAGKADRDALRDALAATRDFKGVLGTFSFDQDGDIMMNPVVLTIDHGQFVQFQ; translated from the coding sequence TTGAAGAAATGGTTGATGATAACAGCTGTGTTGGCGCTGGTATTTGCCGGCGCATGCAGCAATGGCGGCAATGCAAAGAACGAATCGGGCGAGATAAGCGTAAGCGGCGGCAAAGCCATTTCCGGCAAGTTCGGGGTAGTATCCTACTTGTCCGGCCCCGGGGCCGGTTATGGCGAAGCCATCACCAACGGATTCAAACTGGCGCAAAAAGAAATCAATGCCAAGGGTGAAGTTCATATCGATTTGCAAATTGAAGATTCCGCGGGCAAGCAGGATCAAGCTCTGTCCGCCGCGCAAAAACTGATGAGCGATGATCGCATCGTCGGACTCCTCGGGCCGACTTTGAGCACCGAGATGCAAGTTGTCGGGCCGGAAGCGGATGCCAACGGCATTCCGATCATGGGCACTTCCACAACGGCGGAAGGGATACCGCAGATCGGCGATTACGTTTTCCGCGATTCGCTGTCCGAAGCGCAGGCCATTCCGGCGGCGCTGAAAGCCGCCGTCGCCCGGTTCAAGGCGAAAAAGATCGCCATTCTGTACGGAAATGACGATTTGTTTACGAAATCCGGCTTCGACACGATGAAAAAGGCGGCGGAGGAACAGGGACTGGACATTCTCACCATCGAAACGTTCCAAAAAGGCCAGGCCGATTACAATGCGCAATTGACCAAAATAAAAGGGCTGTCTCCCGACCTGATTCTTTGTTCCGCGTTATACAACGAAGGCGCCGTCATTATGCAGCAAGCGCGAAAAATGGGAATTACGGTTCCATTCGTCGGCGGAAACGGGTTCAACTCGCCCGAAGTGATCAAGATTGCCGGCGATGCGGCCAACGGTTTGATTGTCGCCACCCCTTGGTTTGGCGGCAGCGATGACGCGAAAGTGCAAGCGTTCAGCAAAAATTATGAAGCGGAATACGGCAAGAAACCCGACCAGTTTGCCGCACAAGCTTATGACGGATTGTACATTATGGCCGATGCGCTGAAGCGCGCGGGCAAAGCGGATCGCGACGCGCTGCGGGACGCTCTGGCGGCAACCAGGGACTTTAAAGGGGTATTGGGCACGTTCTCGTTCGATCAGGATGGAGATATCATGATGAACCCGGTCGTATTGACGATCGATCACGGACAGTTCGTACAATTTCAATAA
- a CDS encoding branched-chain amino acid ABC transporter permease → MLLEQLLNGLTLGGIYAIVALGFTLVFGVLDIINMAHGEIFMFGAFIGVVSTDAWHLPIWAAFVAAMIVTALLGYFLEIFALRPLRKKKGVSHLASLISTIAVSIMLENLTHQMFGSGNRPFRNSFAAAHVQVGPITIYVVQLVIFAISVLLMASLAYWLARTKAGKALRATAENREIAGLLGIHTRRMITMTVVIASAMGGVAGVLVGMAFNSVNPEMGLSMGLKGLAIIILGGMGSVRGAMAGGLILGLSETFVVVYGHSGYKDAIAFIAIIMILLMRPQGLFGSNVSETRR, encoded by the coding sequence TTGTTGTTGGAGCAATTGCTGAACGGATTGACGCTGGGCGGCATTTATGCCATTGTGGCGCTCGGGTTTACACTGGTATTCGGCGTACTGGACATCATTAATATGGCGCACGGCGAGATTTTCATGTTTGGCGCGTTTATCGGAGTTGTCAGCACGGATGCGTGGCATTTGCCAATCTGGGCCGCGTTTGTTGCGGCAATGATCGTGACGGCTTTGTTGGGATACTTTTTGGAGATATTCGCCCTTAGGCCTTTGCGTAAAAAAAAGGGCGTCTCCCACCTGGCTTCGTTAATCAGCACCATCGCCGTGTCGATCATGCTGGAAAATTTGACGCACCAAATGTTCGGCTCCGGAAACAGGCCGTTTCGCAACAGCTTCGCCGCGGCGCATGTGCAAGTTGGACCGATCACCATCTATGTCGTCCAATTGGTCATTTTCGCCATTTCGGTACTGTTGATGGCGTCACTTGCGTATTGGCTGGCGCGAACGAAAGCCGGCAAAGCTTTGCGGGCGACGGCGGAAAACAGGGAGATCGCCGGGTTGTTGGGGATTCACACCAGGCGGATGATTACCATGACGGTTGTCATTGCTTCGGCAATGGGAGGCGTGGCCGGCGTTTTGGTCGGCATGGCCTTTAACTCCGTTAATCCGGAAATGGGCTTGTCCATGGGCCTCAAGGGATTGGCCATTATTATCTTAGGCGGAATGGGAAGCGTGCGGGGAGCGATGGCCGGCGGGCTGATTTTGGGGCTTTCGGAAACCTTTGTCGTTGTGTACGGCCATTCCGGTTATAAAGATGCAATCGCGTTTATCGCAATTATTATGATTTTGCTAATGCGGCCGCAAGGATTATTCGGAAGCAATGTTTCGGAGACAAGAAGGTGA
- a CDS encoding branched-chain amino acid ABC transporter permease: MLNAVLNPYHLQVASFIMINIMLGLGMYITLSSGQLSLGNAGFMGVGAYASALLTIHMHAPIVVGILFGTMIAGILGVLVGFPALRLKGVYLAIATLGLGEVIRVLFVNWEAVTHGAVGLSGIPHLGRETARMIRDAGFNPAHIGLKTNQFAYLLVFCILLLLVLGLLWFFVRQTHSRVGRAFAAIRLDERAAESMGINITYYKVLSFAQGALLSGLAGALYAHVMGYISPEDFSYHRAVEILIYAVFGGSELIWGSVFGAAFLTLLPEALRFISEWRYFIYGLILLVLMAVRPQGLLDGNMLRYLKRLWERCT, translated from the coding sequence GTGCTGAATGCGGTATTAAATCCGTACCATTTGCAAGTTGCTTCGTTCATTATGATCAATATCATGTTGGGTCTCGGCATGTATATCACCTTGTCTTCCGGCCAACTTTCGCTGGGGAACGCCGGTTTTATGGGCGTCGGCGCATATGCGTCGGCACTGCTCACCATTCATATGCATGCGCCGATTGTGGTGGGGATTTTGTTTGGTACCATGATCGCCGGCATACTGGGCGTTTTGGTCGGATTCCCCGCTTTAAGGCTGAAAGGCGTTTATCTCGCGATCGCCACGCTCGGTCTCGGTGAAGTCATTCGCGTGTTGTTCGTGAATTGGGAGGCGGTCACGCATGGGGCTGTCGGTCTTTCCGGCATCCCCCATTTGGGCCGGGAAACGGCCCGGATGATTCGGGATGCGGGCTTTAACCCGGCTCATATCGGCTTAAAAACAAATCAATTTGCCTATTTATTGGTGTTTTGTATCCTGCTTTTGCTCGTGCTTGGCCTCTTATGGTTTTTCGTTCGGCAAACTCATTCGCGGGTAGGCAGAGCGTTCGCCGCAATCAGGCTGGATGAACGGGCGGCTGAATCGATGGGCATCAACATCACCTATTACAAAGTGCTCTCGTTTGCCCAAGGGGCGTTACTGTCCGGTTTGGCCGGGGCCTTGTATGCCCACGTCATGGGATACATCAGCCCGGAGGATTTTTCTTACCATCGCGCGGTGGAAATATTAATCTATGCCGTATTTGGCGGCAGCGAGCTAATTTGGGGCTCCGTGTTCGGCGCGGCGTTTTTAACCCTGCTTCCGGAAGCGCTGCGTTTTATCAGCGAATGGCGTTACTTTATTTACGGCCTTATTTTGCTTGTTTTGATGGCGGTGCGGCCGCAAGGGCTGCTGGATGGGAATATGCTTCGTTATCTAAAACGGTTGTGGGAGAGGTGCACA